One Epidermidibacterium keratini DNA segment encodes these proteins:
- a CDS encoding phytoene desaturase family protein: MSTPLGTRTAVVVGSGPNGLTAAVRLARSGVRVRVVELAERIGGGTRTSELTEPGLLHDDCAAFHPTGVVSPAFLDLRLKEFGLRWQWPEVQLAHPLDDGTAGVLYRDIDRTAADLGVDGDAWKRLMGPVVRRFPGVVEGVLGPVLRVPRHPVAMGVFGLRAALPATVLARTFKTQQAKALFGGIAAHSFDRLDRPLTSAVGVMLGAAGHVGGWPVAHGGSRAITDALAEALRSYGGTIETGVRVKRLRDIPADVRVMTLSTRAAIDVIGDALPDGVRRAYRRFRYGPGAHKVEFAIRGDVPWTNDECRRAGTLHIGGRLDEVAAAEAQINRGVLPERPFVLVGQQYLADPSRSAGGLNPLWSYAHVPSGPGDEQAATERLIAQIERFAPGFRDRIVSMHVRGTTAMEAYNPNYIGGDIGVGANTARQVIVRPRLTPHPYATGVPGVYLCSSAASPAAGVHGMGGYFAAAEALRYLVNAT, encoded by the coding sequence ATGAGTACGCCGCTCGGAACTCGCACCGCCGTCGTTGTGGGCAGCGGTCCCAACGGTTTGACTGCGGCGGTGCGGCTGGCCCGGTCCGGAGTGCGAGTGCGCGTGGTCGAGCTGGCCGAGCGGATCGGCGGCGGGACGCGTACGTCGGAGCTGACCGAGCCGGGACTGCTGCACGACGACTGCGCGGCGTTTCATCCGACCGGGGTGGTCTCGCCGGCATTCTTAGACCTTCGCCTAAAGGAGTTCGGGCTGCGGTGGCAGTGGCCCGAGGTGCAGCTCGCACATCCGCTCGACGACGGCACTGCGGGCGTGCTCTACCGCGACATCGACCGCACCGCAGCAGATCTCGGCGTCGACGGCGATGCGTGGAAGCGCCTGATGGGACCTGTCGTACGCCGGTTTCCCGGCGTGGTCGAGGGCGTGCTCGGTCCGGTGTTGCGGGTGCCGCGGCACCCGGTCGCGATGGGGGTCTTCGGCCTACGCGCGGCTCTGCCGGCAACCGTCTTGGCGCGAACATTCAAGACGCAGCAGGCAAAAGCGCTCTTTGGCGGAATCGCCGCGCACTCCTTCGACCGGCTCGACCGGCCGCTCACCAGTGCGGTCGGAGTGATGCTCGGAGCCGCCGGGCACGTCGGCGGCTGGCCCGTCGCGCACGGCGGCTCGCGAGCGATCACCGACGCCCTCGCCGAGGCGCTGCGCTCCTATGGCGGGACGATCGAGACGGGCGTCCGCGTAAAGCGCTTGCGCGACATCCCCGCTGACGTCAGGGTTATGACTCTCTCGACGCGGGCGGCCATCGACGTGATCGGCGACGCGCTGCCGGACGGCGTACGCCGGGCCTACCGCCGGTTTCGCTACGGTCCCGGCGCGCACAAGGTGGAGTTTGCGATTCGCGGAGACGTGCCGTGGACCAACGACGAGTGCCGTAGGGCCGGGACGTTGCATATCGGTGGCCGGCTGGATGAGGTCGCGGCAGCCGAGGCGCAGATCAACCGGGGCGTGCTGCCGGAGCGTCCGTTTGTGCTGGTGGGGCAGCAGTATCTGGCCGATCCGAGCCGGTCGGCCGGTGGGCTGAACCCGCTGTGGTCGTATGCGCACGTGCCAAGTGGCCCAGGTGATGAGCAAGCCGCGACCGAGCGACTCATTGCGCAGATCGAGCGGTTTGCGCCGGGCTTCCGAGACCGGATCGTGAGCATGCACGTGCGCGGCACGACCGCGATGGAGGCCTACAACCCCAACTACATCGGCGGAGACATCGGCGTCGGCGCCAACACGGCGCGGCAGGTGATCGTGCGTCCGCGCCTCACGCCGCATCCCTATGCCACCGGCGTGCCTGGCGTCTACCTCTGCTCGTCGGCTGCGTCGCCGGCCGCCGGCGTGCACGGCATGGGCGGCTACTTCGCCGCCGCGGAGGCGCTTCGATACTTGGTGAATGCAACATGA
- a CDS encoding VOC family protein, with protein sequence MTHDLDPNGLIDHLVYGTSDLDGAVARIEEATGVRPAEGGRHIGKGTRNYLLALSDTAYLEVIGLDADNPPEPEVSVPFGVDGLDADRLLTWAIHPGDIDGTIVKCRRYGADHGKLHPMSRDDGKGNELQWQLTVADPMPFDGLAPFLIDWGDTPHPAASGIPRAELTSFEITSPDAETLGKLYADLRLAQRPVDGPVGMRATISGPKGSIEL encoded by the coding sequence ATGACTCACGATCTCGACCCGAACGGCCTGATCGACCATCTTGTCTATGGCACCAGCGATCTCGACGGCGCTGTCGCGCGCATCGAAGAGGCGACCGGTGTGCGACCCGCCGAGGGCGGACGCCACATCGGAAAGGGCACCCGCAACTACCTGCTCGCGCTCAGTGACACCGCCTACCTCGAGGTCATCGGGCTGGACGCCGACAACCCGCCCGAACCCGAGGTCAGCGTGCCGTTTGGCGTCGACGGTCTCGATGCCGACCGCCTGCTCACCTGGGCGATCCATCCCGGCGACATCGACGGCACCATCGTGAAGTGCCGCAGGTACGGCGCCGACCACGGCAAGCTGCACCCGATGTCACGCGACGATGGCAAGGGCAACGAGCTGCAGTGGCAGCTCACCGTCGCTGACCCGATGCCCTTCGATGGCCTCGCGCCGTTCTTGATCGACTGGGGCGATACCCCGCACCCTGCCGCGTCCGGAATCCCTCGGGCCGAGCTCACGTCGTTCGAGATCACCTCACCGGATGCCGAGACCCTCGGCAAGCTGTACGCCGACCTGCGGCTCGCGCAGCGGCCGGTCGACGGTCCGGTCGGCATGCGGGCGACGATCAGTGGTCCGAAAGGCTCGATCGAGCTGTAG